The Drechmeria coniospora strain ARSEF 6962 chromosome 02, whole genome shotgun sequence genome has a segment encoding these proteins:
- a CDS encoding DNA-directed RNA polymerases I and III 40 kDa polypeptide: MAPTQLAGWRNKPSTEEKERRNTVGINLETVTHVTSTDYPGHVPGEDAAFTIDRFRDDFSVHFHQNEPSLASFSLVGLDASLANAFRRILISEIPTLAIENVYIENNTSVVQDEVLAHRLGLIPFNGSRDGIHNFLKWHKKPEAGEDPYAGCFDWNTVRLDLNVTCTVNKEAAADEPDPTKAYHNAHVYARDIVFVPTGKQAEYFSGENSIRPVNPDILIAKMRPRQTINLSMHMHKGIGADHAKFSPVATASYRLMPTIQILKPILGADAEKFARCFPEGVIGLDTVSKKEAGVPGSPYEGHAGEIKAVVKDAMKDTVSRECLRHHEFEGKVKLGRRRDHFIFSIESTGQWDSDELFLECIKHLKLKCKKLEQHVVNMAR, from the exons GAAGAGAAGGAGCGTCGAAAT ACGGTGGGAATCAACCTCGAGACTGTGACGCATGTGACGTCGACGGATTACCCAGGCCATGTGCCAGGCGAAGATGCGGCCTTCACCATTGACCGCTTCCGCGATGACTTCTCCGTTCACTTCCACCAGAACGAGCCCTCGCTTGCGTCCTTCTCCctcgtcgggctcgacgCCTCGCTCGCGAATGCCTTCCGCCGCATCCTCATCTCCGAGATCCCTACGCTGGCGATTGAGAACGTCTACATTGAGAACAACACGTCGGTCGTCCAAGATGAGGTGTTGGCGCACCGTCTAGGCCTCATCCCCTTCAACGGCAGCCGCGACGGCATCCACAACTTTCTCAAGTGGCACAAGAAAcccgaggcgggcgaggatCCCTATGCGGGCTGTTTCGACTGGAACACGGTGCGGCTGGACCTCAACGTCACATGCACCGTCAacaaggaggcggcggcggatgagCCGGACCCGACCAAGGCCTATCACAACGCGCACGTGTACGCGAGGGACATTGTGTTTGTGCCGACTGGCAAGCAAGCCGAATACTTTAGCGGCGAGAATTCGATCCGGCCGGTAAACCCGGATATCCTGATTGCCAAGATGCGGCCGCGGCAGACGATCAACCTGTcgatgcacatgcacaaggGCATCGGTGCCGACCACGCCAAGTTTTCTCCCgtcgcgacggcctcgtACCGGCTGATGCCTACCATTCAGATTTTGAAACCCATCCTCGGGGCTGATGCTGAAAAGTTCGCCCGATGCTTCCCCGAAGGCGTCATCGGGCTTGACACGGTCAGCAAGAAGGAGGCCGGTGTACCGGGCAGCCCTTACGAGGGACATGCGGGCGAGATCAAGGCTGTCGTGAAGGACGCGATGAAGGACACAGTCAGCAGGGAGTGCCTGCGGCATCACGAGTTTGAGGGCAAGGTGAAGCTGGGGCGGAGGAGAGATCACTTCATCTTTTCGATTGAGAGCACCGGTCAGTGGGATAGTGACGAGCTCTTCCTCGAGTGCATCAAGCATCTGAAACTCAAGTGCAAGAAGCTTGAGCAGCACGTTGTCAACATGGCGCGGTGA